TTTGCGCAACCTGAAACTCGACGCGCTGGATGTCGTCAATTTTCGCGTGATGTTTGATGTTCATGGCCCGGCGGAAGGATCTATCGAAGCGCCACTCGCAGCCCTGGTGAAATTAAAAGAGCAGGGGCTGATTAAACATATCGGTTTAAGTAACGTTACGCAGAAACAGGTTGAGCAGGCGCGGCAGATAACGCCGATAAGCTGCGTGCAGAATATGTATAACATCGTTCACCGTGGCGATGAGGCGTTAATTGATGAACTGGCCGCCGCCGGGATTGCCTATGTGCCGTTTTTCCCGTTAGGCGGATTCTCACCGTTGCAGTCCTCAACGCTTGAGACTATCGCAACGCAATTATCAGCGACACCAATGCAGGTGGCGCTCGCCTGGCTGTTAAACCGCGCGGAGAATATTTTATTAATTCCGGGTACGTCGTCAGTCGCGCATTTCCATGAAAATAGCAAGGCCACGGAATTAACGCTCTCGCAGGAAACCCTCGACGCGTTAAATAAACTGGCCGCGTAAGCGCGAAACGCCGTCAGATTTTACGTATTTCACCGGCGAGTTCGTAAAATCTGTACGGCGTTATTTTTTATCGTGTTCAGCCGCCGCTAAATCCGCCGGCACGTCAATGTCCTGCACGATGCCCGCGTCGCTTAACGCAAGCGTTAATACGTCTGCGCGCGCCCTTGCCGCCTGCACAACCGCTTTTGCGCCCTCATCGCCGGTCAGCCGGGCAAGAGAATCAAAATACTCCCGCCGGAAGCCGACCGGGTGACCATGACGCTGCTGGTAGTGCGGCACCACCACGGGCTTTTCATTCAGCGCCTGCGCCACCCGTTGCAGCGACGCGGCCGTTATGAGCGGCAAATCGCCCGGCAGCATGAGCCAGCCTGCGGCGTCTGGCGTGGCTTTCACACCGAGCGCGATGGACTCGCCCATGCCGTCAGTGCCATCTTCCGGCCTGACCAGATGCCACGGCAGGCCAGAAGCTTGCGCCGCCGCCAGCACGTGTTGCAGCACCGGTTTGCCCGCCAGCAGCGCCTCCAGCTTGTGCGTGGTTCCGCCGCCTGCGCGAAAGCGCTCGCCCTTTCCGGCGGCGAGAATAATGATGACCGGCTGTGCTTCGGGCATCAGCCTGCGGCCTCCCGGTTGAGTCGCGCCGCCGCAACATCAGCAACAATCGACAGCGCCAGCGACTGCGCGTCGCGGGCTTTCGGGAAGATCCCAATCGGCGCTTTAATGCGGGCGATATCCTGCTCGCTAAAGCCCCGCTCGCGCAGCGCCGCGGTGCGTGCGGCATGGGTACGCTGGCTGCCGAGCGCGCCGATGTAAAACGGCGCGTCAGAAAGCGCCGCCTCAAGTACCGGTAACTCGCGATCAAGATCGTGAAAAAGCACGATGACGGCGGTATCGGCATCCATCTGCGCACAGGCAGTCTGCGGATTGACGCCGTCATTCACCAGCACGTCGTAACCTGCCGCCTGCGCGATAGTGGCGGTGGCCTCAGCCTCCACGGAGCGGCCGAAAATAATGACCTGCGTGCAGGGCGTGTAGCGCACGTCAAAAGCGTCGTCGCGCCAGCCGGTCTTTTGTACCGGGAGCACGCTTTGCAGCGTCTGGGTGGAAGGGTGATAACGCAGCCCGGCCGCTTTGCGCTGCGAAAGAGCATTCAGCACCGCCAGCAGCGG
The genomic region above belongs to Cronobacter malonaticus LMG 23826 and contains:
- a CDS encoding aldo/keto reductase family oxidoreductase; this encodes MNTIEKSGTYKLGSREVRRFGYGAMQLAGPGVFGPPKDKNAALSVLRAAVEAGVNHIDTSDFYGPHITNQLICEALYPYRDDLTIVTKVGATRGNDASWNPAFSAEELTQAVHDNLRNLKLDALDVVNFRVMFDVHGPAEGSIEAPLAALVKLKEQGLIKHIGLSNVTQKQVEQARQITPISCVQNMYNIVHRGDEALIDELAAAGIAYVPFFPLGGFSPLQSSTLETIATQLSATPMQVALAWLLNRAENILLIPGTSSVAHFHENSKATELTLSQETLDALNKLAA
- a CDS encoding nucleotidyltransferase family protein, which produces MPEAQPVIIILAAGKGERFRAGGGTTHKLEALLAGKPVLQHVLAAAQASGLPWHLVRPEDGTDGMGESIALGVKATPDAAGWLMLPGDLPLITAASLQRVAQALNEKPVVVPHYQQRHGHPVGFRREYFDSLARLTGDEGAKAVVQAARARADVLTLALSDAGIVQDIDVPADLAAAEHDKK
- a CDS encoding XdhC family protein, which translates into the protein MLQQPLLTEQARPEAAFLTDDSTAILRFAAQALRAGMAAALVTLVEIRGGSSRALGAQMAVRDDGAYCGFVSGGCVEAAAAFEALEAIACGEDRMVKYGEGSPYFDIVLPCGGGITLAIHPLREATPLLAVLNALSQRKAAGLRYHPSTQTLQSVLPVQKTGWRDDAFDVRYTPCTQVIIFGRSVEAEATATIAQAAGYDVLVNDGVNPQTACAQMDADTAVIVLFHDLDRELPVLEAALSDAPFYIGALGSQRTHAARTAALRERGFSEQDIARIKAPIGIFPKARDAQSLALSIVADVAAARLNREAAG